In Zobellia roscoffensis, the following are encoded in one genomic region:
- a CDS encoding rhodanese-like domain-containing protein: protein MKFYYLLLVLCVMNLGCAQSKGKPITEFSQNDIDSGILVDVRTPEEYAGGHLDNAVNMNLFDVDFVKNMDAIAKNRAVYVYCKKGGRSAKAAHILDSLGFKKVIDLEGGYDAFIANKRN from the coding sequence ATGAAATTCTACTACTTACTTCTGGTGTTGTGTGTTATGAACTTGGGCTGTGCTCAAAGTAAAGGAAAACCTATCACAGAATTTTCACAGAATGATATAGATTCCGGGATTTTAGTTGATGTACGTACTCCTGAAGAGTATGCTGGCGGTCATTTGGATAATGCCGTTAATATGAATCTTTTTGATGTAGATTTTGTTAAAAATATGGACGCGATAGCTAAAAATAGGGCTGTTTATGTCTATTGTAAGAAAGGAGGGCGTAGTGCCAAAGCTGCTCACATTCTAGACTCTCTAGGTTTTAAAAAAGTAATTGACCTAGAAGGTGGTTACGATGCCTTTATTGCGAATAAAAGAAATTAA
- a CDS encoding 5' nucleotidase, NT5C type, whose translation MVIFVDMDEVIADTYGAHIEVYNKQFSENLTLDFFHGSEAWNKVPVDRQQSVRDHARNRGFFRNLKPIEHGQAVLKKLSEKHEVYIASAAMQFPNSLEEKSEWLDEHFSFIPWENRILCGHKHILRGDVLIDDRSYNLETFEGRSLLFTSPHNVNTTGFERVNNWLEVGEKLL comes from the coding sequence ATGGTTATATTTGTTGATATGGACGAGGTGATAGCAGACACCTACGGAGCGCATATAGAAGTTTATAATAAACAGTTTAGTGAAAACCTTACTTTAGACTTCTTTCATGGCAGTGAGGCTTGGAACAAAGTTCCGGTAGACAGACAACAAAGTGTTCGCGACCATGCTAGGAACAGAGGTTTTTTTCGAAATCTGAAACCTATAGAACATGGCCAAGCCGTACTTAAAAAATTAAGTGAGAAGCACGAGGTCTATATTGCATCTGCGGCTATGCAATTTCCAAACTCCCTAGAAGAAAAATCCGAGTGGCTAGATGAGCACTTTTCCTTTATTCCATGGGAAAATCGCATACTTTGCGGACATAAACACATATTACGTGGCGATGTACTTATTGACGATCGCAGCTACAATTTAGAAACTTTTGAAGGTAGATCTCTTTTATTTACTTCCCCTCACAACGTAAACACCACTGGTTTTGAACGGGTAAATAATTGGTTGGAAGTTGGAGAAAAACTACTTTAA
- the purE gene encoding 5-(carboxyamino)imidazole ribonucleotide mutase — protein sequence MSKVAVVMGSTSDLPVMQDAIDILKGFDIEVDVDIVSAHRTPEKLFDFSKNAHTNGYTVIIAGAGGAAHLPGMVASMSPLPVIGVPVKSSNSIDGWDSILSILQMPGGVPVATVALNGAKNAGILAAQIIGSSDKCVLDKIILYKEGLKQKVIEGAKSVNTKK from the coding sequence ATGAGTAAAGTAGCAGTAGTAATGGGCAGCACTAGCGACTTGCCCGTAATGCAAGACGCCATAGATATTTTAAAGGGATTTGACATTGAGGTAGATGTAGACATTGTATCTGCCCACAGAACCCCCGAAAAACTTTTTGATTTCAGTAAAAATGCACACACCAACGGCTACACCGTAATAATTGCCGGTGCTGGTGGTGCAGCTCACCTTCCAGGTATGGTAGCATCCATGTCTCCTTTACCCGTAATAGGTGTTCCCGTAAAAAGTAGTAATTCTATAGATGGGTGGGACTCTATCTTATCTATTCTTCAAATGCCAGGAGGTGTTCCCGTAGCTACAGTAGCTCTTAACGGAGCCAAAAATGCAGGAATCTTAGCAGCACAAATTATAGGCAGCTCGGACAAATGCGTTCTTGATAAAATTATTCTGTACAAAGAAGGCCTTAAACAAAAAGTGATAGAAGGTGCTAAATCTGTTAACACTAAGAAGTAA
- a CDS encoding adenylate kinase, which produces MIKLHDKHFKPFLSEAQIKAAVKSVADQVAADYKDETPIFVGVLNGAFMFISDFLKEYQHPCEVSFVKLSSYQGLTSTGIVETLLDVSEDIEGRSVIILEDIIDTGRTLKKLVHLFSKANVKEFRIASLFYKSEVYNGEYTIDYVGIDIPDKFIVGYGLDYNELGRNLKEVYQLNQKHMINLVLFGKPGAGKGTQAEFLKDKYNLKHISTGDLFRYNMKNDTELGKLAKSYIDRGDLVPDEVTIKMLQDAVEKNPEASGFIFDGFPRTTAQAEALDTFLTTKEMKIDATIALEANDEVLIQRLLERGKVSGRSDDQDESKIRNRFDEYNEKTAPLKDFYEAQNKFHSVNGIGAIDEITHRLGKVIEEL; this is translated from the coding sequence GTGATAAAGCTACACGATAAACATTTTAAACCCTTCTTAAGCGAAGCACAGATAAAAGCTGCAGTAAAAAGCGTTGCCGATCAAGTTGCTGCCGACTATAAAGACGAAACCCCCATTTTTGTGGGAGTGCTTAATGGGGCATTTATGTTCATCTCGGATTTTTTGAAGGAATATCAACACCCTTGCGAGGTGTCGTTCGTAAAATTGAGTTCGTACCAAGGGTTGACCTCTACAGGTATTGTAGAGACACTTTTAGATGTTTCTGAGGATATTGAGGGACGTAGTGTTATTATTTTAGAGGATATAATAGATACCGGCCGTACGCTTAAAAAGCTAGTACACCTTTTCTCAAAAGCAAACGTAAAAGAGTTTAGAATTGCCAGTCTTTTTTATAAGTCTGAAGTATATAATGGTGAGTACACCATTGATTATGTGGGTATAGATATACCTGATAAATTTATTGTGGGGTACGGTTTAGATTATAATGAGTTAGGCCGAAACCTTAAGGAAGTTTACCAATTAAACCAAAAACATATGATTAATCTCGTGCTGTTCGGGAAACCGGGTGCTGGAAAAGGGACCCAAGCGGAATTTTTAAAAGATAAGTACAACCTGAAACACATTTCTACGGGAGACCTTTTCCGTTATAACATGAAAAATGATACCGAATTGGGTAAATTGGCTAAATCATATATTGATCGTGGCGATTTAGTTCCTGATGAGGTAACTATAAAAATGTTGCAAGATGCAGTTGAAAAAAACCCGGAGGCAAGCGGATTTATTTTTGATGGTTTTCCAAGAACAACGGCTCAAGCAGAGGCTCTAGATACTTTTTTGACTACAAAAGAGATGAAGATTGATGCTACGATTGCTTTAGAGGCTAATGATGAGGTTCTTATTCAACGCTTGTTAGAGAGAGGTAAAGTAAGCGGCCGTAGTGATGATCAGGATGAATCTAAAATCCGTAATCGTTTTGATGAGTACAACGAGAAGACTGCACCGTTAAAAGATTTTTATGAAGCTCAAAATAAGTTTCATAGTGTAAACGGTATTGGTGCTATAGATGAGATAACCCACCGTTTGGGTAAAGTTATTGAAGAACTATAG
- a CDS encoding sigma-70 family RNA polymerase sigma factor, which yields MAEHQLKPDTWVDLYADYLFNYAIGRISDAEVAKDLVQETFMAGLKSAKNYKGDAAERTWLIAILKRKVIDHYRKINSKKGKAEVRMNYSSQTDAEGDWLEEQVADPFSSFENSDIENEELGLAIQSCISKLPKKQAMVFTMKTIQGISTEDICNELGINPSNLWVMIHRARTALMGCLNQNWF from the coding sequence ATGGCAGAACACCAACTAAAACCCGATACTTGGGTAGACTTATATGCAGATTACCTTTTTAACTACGCAATTGGCCGTATTAGCGACGCTGAAGTAGCAAAAGATCTTGTACAAGAAACTTTCATGGCCGGTTTAAAATCTGCTAAAAATTACAAAGGAGATGCTGCCGAACGTACATGGCTAATTGCTATTTTAAAGCGAAAAGTAATAGATCATTACAGAAAAATTAATTCAAAAAAGGGAAAAGCAGAAGTGCGAATGAACTATAGTTCGCAAACTGATGCTGAAGGCGACTGGCTTGAAGAACAAGTTGCGGACCCCTTTAGTTCCTTTGAAAACAGCGATATAGAAAATGAAGAATTAGGACTTGCCATACAATCTTGCATTTCTAAATTACCAAAAAAACAAGCTATGGTTTTCACAATGAAAACCATTCAAGGAATTAGTACCGAAGATATTTGTAATGAGCTAGGTATTAATCCGTCTAATCTCTGGGTAATGATACATAGAGCTAGAACAGCTTTAATGGGTTGCCTTAATCAAAATTGGTTTTAA
- a CDS encoding 5-(carboxyamino)imidazole ribonucleotide synthase: MSTENSSDYFSSPFKLGILGGGQLGKMLLYETRKFDIHTVVMDSSTEAPSKIACNEFILGDLMDFDAVYNLGKQVDVLTIEIENVNVSALEKLEEEGLKVFPPTKALRIIQNKAKQKLFYVDNNIPTADFQRFAYKSEIKDSISNEALSFPFIWKAAQFGYDGQGVKVVRKIEDLEGLPTGECIAEEMIDFKNELAVIVTRSASGEIKTYPVVEMEFHPEANQVEYVICPARISDEIAKKAQEIALKVSEKIQHVGLLAVELFQTKDDKIIVNEVAPRPHNSGHYSIESSYTNQFEQHIRAILDLPLGDTKSKVAGIMVNLVGAEGHTGEVVYENMSEILGMEGVTPHIYGKKQTRPFRKMGHVTIVNESISEARRIAQQVKETIKVISK, encoded by the coding sequence ATGTCAACAGAAAATTCATCAGACTACTTTTCTTCACCATTTAAACTGGGAATCCTGGGTGGAGGCCAACTTGGAAAAATGTTACTTTACGAAACCCGTAAATTTGATATTCATACCGTGGTTATGGACTCTTCAACCGAAGCTCCTTCAAAAATAGCGTGTAATGAATTTATTTTGGGAGACCTGATGGATTTTGATGCCGTGTACAATTTAGGGAAACAGGTAGATGTGCTTACCATTGAAATTGAAAACGTAAATGTTTCTGCCCTTGAAAAACTTGAAGAAGAAGGCTTGAAGGTTTTTCCTCCGACCAAAGCACTTAGAATTATTCAGAATAAAGCAAAGCAGAAGCTTTTTTATGTGGATAACAACATTCCAACAGCAGATTTTCAACGCTTTGCCTATAAAAGTGAAATAAAAGATAGTATTTCAAACGAAGCACTTTCATTTCCTTTTATCTGGAAAGCGGCCCAATTTGGCTATGATGGCCAAGGCGTAAAAGTTGTTCGTAAAATAGAAGATTTAGAAGGACTACCTACCGGTGAGTGCATTGCCGAAGAAATGATAGACTTTAAAAATGAACTTGCTGTTATTGTAACCAGAAGTGCTAGTGGCGAGATAAAAACCTACCCTGTGGTAGAAATGGAATTTCACCCTGAGGCCAACCAAGTAGAATATGTAATTTGTCCGGCAAGAATTAGCGATGAAATTGCTAAGAAAGCACAGGAAATAGCTTTAAAAGTTTCCGAAAAAATACAACACGTAGGTCTTTTGGCTGTTGAGCTCTTCCAAACAAAAGATGATAAGATCATAGTAAACGAAGTGGCTCCAAGACCCCATAATAGTGGTCATTACAGTATAGAATCCAGTTACACCAATCAGTTTGAACAACATATTCGCGCAATTTTAGACTTGCCTTTGGGCGATACAAAAAGTAAAGTAGCGGGTATCATGGTAAATTTAGTAGGTGCCGAAGGTCATACAGGTGAGGTTGTCTATGAAAATATGTCCGAAATTTTAGGAATGGAAGGAGTTACGCCTCATATTTACGGCAAAAAACAAACCCGGCCTTTTAGAAAAATGGGTCATGTTACTATAGTAAACGAATCAATTTCCGAAGCGCGTAGAATTGCGCAGCAAGTAAAGGAAACTATTAAAGTGATAAGCAAATAA
- a CDS encoding UbiA prenyltransferase family protein, which translates to MKLLNRIFDFYIDASIHVALGIYALVLVTELTLGYGIDYHLAWFLFMGSIACYNFVKYGVEAKKYILVANRYHKNIQFFSFIALAIACYHGWFLKLEVWMGVGILVALTGLYAVPLLPHAKNLRSWGGLKIFIVALVWAGTTVVLPVLSEGDSLEKDVWIEVVQRFLFVLILLVPFEIRDLAYDSPKLKTLPQRYGVANTKIFGSLAILPFFFLILLKDNASISEMIAGGIIFLILGLVMFITKRQQNRYFSSFWVEGISILWWILLLVLKQLF; encoded by the coding sequence GTGAAGCTCCTAAACCGTATTTTTGACTTTTATATTGACGCAAGTATACATGTAGCGTTAGGAATCTATGCACTAGTTTTGGTAACGGAGCTTACCCTTGGTTACGGAATAGATTATCATCTTGCGTGGTTTCTCTTCATGGGGTCTATTGCGTGTTACAATTTTGTGAAGTACGGGGTAGAGGCAAAGAAGTATATTCTTGTAGCAAATAGATATCATAAAAACATTCAGTTCTTTAGTTTTATTGCACTTGCAATAGCGTGTTACCACGGATGGTTTTTAAAACTAGAGGTGTGGATGGGTGTTGGTATCCTGGTGGCATTAACCGGGCTTTATGCGGTGCCGTTATTACCTCATGCAAAAAATCTGAGAAGTTGGGGTGGACTTAAAATCTTTATTGTTGCTTTAGTATGGGCTGGAACAACTGTTGTTCTTCCCGTGCTCTCGGAAGGTGATTCTTTGGAAAAAGATGTGTGGATAGAAGTTGTACAACGATTTTTATTCGTGCTAATTTTATTAGTACCCTTTGAAATTCGTGATTTGGCCTATGATAGCCCTAAATTGAAAACTTTGCCTCAACGTTACGGAGTTGCTAATACCAAAATATTTGGCTCTCTGGCAATTTTGCCGTTTTTCTTTTTAATTCTTCTAAAAGATAATGCTTCAATATCTGAAATGATTGCCGGCGGAATCATATTTTTGATATTGGGCCTAGTAATGTTCATAACCAAAAGACAACAGAATAGATATTTTTCTTCGTTTTGGGTAGAGGGTATTTCTATACTCTGGTGGATATTATTACTGGTATTGAAACAGTTGTTTTAA
- a CDS encoding M3 family metallopeptidase translates to MNPLLTPFDTAPFSKIENSHFQPAFLQAMKDARAEIDQITANPAEPSFENTIEALEFAGQQLDRISSVFFNLNSAETNEEIQKIAQEISPLLSEFSNDITLNEALFKRIKSVYGQKAALDLTIEQQTLLDKKYKSFSRNGANLNDDKKKRLREIDAELSKLKLKFGENVLAETNKYEKHLTNENDLDGLPEGEKEAAAQMAKSKDKDGWLITLDYPSYIPFMKYAKNRELRKELALAFGSKAFHNDELDNQENVLKIAKLRFERANLLGYKTHADFVLEERMAEKPEKVHEFLNELLVKAKPAAEKEFSQLEDFAKELDHIDRLEKWDGSYYSEKLKQKLFNLDDEKLKPYFKLENVISGVFKVAEKLFDLRFEEVSDIDKYHEEVKTYKVYDTSNNFISVFYADFHPRKGKRGGAWMTSYKPQYQRKGENVRPHISNVCNFTRSTPSKPSLLTFNEVTTLFHEFGHGLHGMLANTTYPSLSGTSVFWDFVELPSQVMENWCYEKEALELFATHYETGEVIPMELVQKIKESATFQEGMQTLRQLSFGLLDMSWHGVDPTGITNVKQHESKAFEGTNLYPETAETCMSTAFSHIFQGGYSSGYYSYKWAEVLDADAFAYFKENGIFSKEIATKFKDNILSQGGTENPMVLYKRFRGAEPKVEALLERAGLLN, encoded by the coding sequence ATGAATCCCTTATTGACTCCTTTTGATACAGCCCCATTCTCTAAAATTGAAAATTCTCATTTTCAGCCTGCCTTTTTACAGGCAATGAAAGATGCAAGGGCGGAAATAGACCAAATAACGGCTAATCCAGCTGAACCTTCTTTTGAAAATACTATAGAAGCTTTGGAATTCGCAGGTCAGCAATTAGACCGTATTTCTAGCGTTTTCTTTAATTTGAATTCTGCCGAGACAAATGAAGAAATTCAAAAGATAGCTCAGGAAATTTCCCCCCTACTCTCTGAATTTAGTAATGACATTACCCTGAACGAAGCTTTATTTAAACGTATAAAAAGCGTTTATGGCCAAAAAGCTGCGTTAGACTTAACAATAGAACAACAAACCTTACTGGATAAAAAATATAAAAGTTTCAGTAGAAACGGAGCCAATCTAAATGATGACAAAAAAAAACGTCTTCGTGAAATTGATGCCGAGCTTTCTAAATTGAAACTAAAATTTGGGGAAAATGTACTTGCCGAAACTAACAAATACGAAAAGCACCTCACTAATGAGAACGACTTAGACGGTTTACCTGAAGGTGAGAAAGAGGCTGCTGCACAAATGGCAAAATCTAAGGATAAAGACGGCTGGTTGATAACATTAGACTACCCAAGCTATATTCCGTTTATGAAATATGCCAAAAATCGTGAGCTCCGCAAAGAGCTGGCATTGGCTTTTGGCAGTAAGGCTTTTCACAACGATGAGCTTGACAATCAGGAAAACGTGCTCAAAATTGCTAAGCTAAGGTTTGAACGCGCCAATTTATTGGGTTACAAAACGCATGCAGACTTTGTTCTAGAAGAACGTATGGCAGAAAAACCTGAGAAAGTGCATGAGTTTCTAAACGAACTCTTGGTAAAAGCCAAACCTGCTGCAGAGAAGGAGTTCTCCCAACTTGAAGATTTTGCAAAAGAACTGGACCATATAGACCGATTGGAAAAATGGGATGGCAGTTATTACTCTGAGAAGTTAAAACAAAAGCTCTTTAACTTAGATGATGAGAAATTGAAGCCTTATTTTAAATTAGAAAATGTCATTTCAGGAGTTTTTAAAGTAGCCGAAAAATTATTCGACCTAAGGTTTGAAGAAGTTTCCGATATTGACAAATACCATGAAGAGGTAAAAACCTACAAAGTTTATGACACCTCTAATAACTTCATTTCCGTTTTCTATGCAGATTTTCACCCTAGAAAAGGAAAACGTGGTGGTGCTTGGATGACTTCCTACAAACCGCAATACCAACGTAAGGGAGAAAATGTACGACCGCACATATCCAATGTGTGTAATTTCACGCGTTCTACTCCTAGCAAACCCTCTCTTTTGACCTTTAATGAGGTTACCACACTATTTCATGAATTTGGTCATGGATTACACGGTATGCTAGCAAATACCACCTACCCTAGCCTTTCGGGAACCTCGGTTTTTTGGGATTTTGTAGAATTACCTAGTCAGGTGATGGAAAACTGGTGTTACGAGAAAGAAGCACTAGAGCTTTTTGCTACACATTACGAAACAGGAGAGGTTATCCCTATGGAATTGGTTCAAAAAATTAAAGAATCTGCAACTTTCCAAGAAGGTATGCAAACCTTGCGTCAACTTAGCTTTGGACTACTGGATATGTCATGGCACGGGGTTGACCCAACTGGCATCACTAACGTAAAACAACACGAAAGTAAAGCTTTTGAAGGCACAAATCTATACCCTGAAACAGCAGAAACCTGTATGAGTACGGCTTTTTCTCATATTTTCCAAGGAGGCTATTCTTCAGGATATTACAGTTACAAATGGGCTGAAGTTTTAGATGCAGATGCTTTTGCTTATTTTAAAGAAAATGGTATCTTTAGTAAGGAAATAGCTACTAAGTTTAAAGATAATATTCTTTCTCAAGGTGGCACCGAAAACCCTATGGTTCTCTACAAACGCTTTAGAGGAGCTGAACCCAAAGTAGAAGCCTTACTGGAAAGAGCAGGTCTGCTTAACTAA